The genomic region cctctCCGTAGATCGAAACCTGTGCATGTAAACCCATCCCTAATGGACATTTTTATTAGTAGAATTGGCTTagaaaattgatatatatatattattaaataagatCTGATTATATGTTGATGTGATCATTTTATCGTGTTTTACAACCTCATACAAACTACCTCATGCAAATAGACgtgaaaacttatttatttaacaacttgCATCTTCgtttaatgtaaagaaaagaCATAGAAAGCTTATATCTAATTGTCAACCTTTTCTCCTCAAGTTACACAAACTCAAACTGGGCATAAAAGCTTAAAAATGTTAGGACTGGTACGTTTAACCAATTGGCAATCATAAATGAGGTAATGATGGTCCAACAAATATATATTCTAGAAATTACTGAATGTATTTCTATTCTTCTTTTTCGGATTTATAATAAACAACTAACCATGCCATGTCAATTGTTTGTAGAAGAACAACGATTTCTCTTACACAATACCATTGGAACTATAACAGACTTTTTCCTTGGACTATGCATAATCATTGtgcaattaataataaatgaGGTTTTACTCGAGTATATTTTATCTATACCATCgtgtataaatttattatttacctGAACTCTGGCACTCGTATTGCTATTCTTTCTGGAATCTTTTGGAAGACTGCTTCCTTTGGCTACGTTTCTGGGAATTTCACTGGTGAAAAGGATTCTTGCTATTAGCCCGTACAGTACACAAGACAATAGCAAAGGGAAAATGTAGAAGAGCACCAGATCAGCGAAGAAGTAACCCAGGTAATGTTCTCTAGATAAAGCAAAGGTGCAGGTCTCCATGTTCTCGTATCCTTTGTAGTAGATGGGTACAGTCTTTGTGAGGAAAAGCCAAGGGGAACAGTAGAGACAAGCAAACAACCAAACCCCGATAATGATCTTCTTGGCTCTGTTAACAGTACAAACCAGCTGGGCCTTCATGGGATGACATATGGCAATGTACCGTTCCACTGTGAAAGCTGTGATGGATAGGGATGAAGCATTGATCCCTAGATACTGaagaaatataaagataataCATCCAGCTCGACCCCAGATCCACTCGTCTCCTAGTAAGTAGTAAGATAAGACCTCGTTGGGTACAGAAGCCATGAGGACCATTAGATCAGCTAAGGACAAACTGACGAGGTAACAGTTAGTAGGGGTAAGCATGCTTCGTGTTTTTGTTACAACTATTACCACCATAATGTTACCAAGCACGCCGATCAGAAAGATTAATCCTTGAAATGTGGTTCCAATAATTCGGTAGTAAACTGGATAATATGAGGGTTCTGGAAGCATTATGGTCATGTTCAAAGGATCTATTGTTAAATTACAATCTGGAACAGTGCTATTTACACTATTTGTATTGTTGGTCGTTTGACACGCAACATTTTCAAAAACTGTTGGAGAAAATGTTGAagccatttttatatttttgataagcTACACGAAAGGGAAAAAATGAGGtataagttacataaatataaaaacgaGTGATCTTGAATGTTATTGAAAGGGGTATTTTCAACGAAGATGTTTCATGTTTGGATTACTCTTACAAGTTCCGATAAGTTTTGCTAAAGATGGTTTATCTCATCACCTTGATCTGttatatgataaactttatctGAGCTATTTAAAATGGTGTTTTCAGTTAATAGTTCTGATATCCTGAAAAATAGTAAGTTATATATCATTTACAGGGTTATAGAATGTAAAGGAATTATTCTTAATATCAAGTCCCTTCTCGCGTGAAGTTAACACTGAATAGTTGGCTAAACAGTCAACTTCTTTTCAGTGTCTGATCCGCATTAACGTACATGTTACCACGGAAACGCATATATTCGTGAGACTGATTGGATAAAAGCTCTCTGACGTAAACCATCTGTTCATTTGAACATTCGTGTAAGTGGTTCTTTCTCATATGATAGACCAGTCGCAAGTCTCTTGCTCTTCTACACTGAAGTTGGTCTTCAAGAACTTAAATTTCTGTAACAAGAAATGAGTTTGTGAAtaaatgtgtggtataaaaggcTCAATATTTCTAACAATAGATCGTTAAACCTAATGTATTATTGTATTACGAGTAACTTATAttctaaaatacaaaagttttctctacaatacttattaatcagaaaagcgTTTATAAAAGTCGAGGTTTCAAGTTCAGAATAAATACCCGGCGTTTCATAACATTATGATATTCAGAATAATTGCAAAAaagatatgttgttttttttttttgctatcttAATTTTCGTGATTTTTGCAaagttttcacaaattaactaaataataaaataaaaagtcataGATCTTTTTCTTTTCCATTACACTGGTTTTACTTATTTCCCATTCTATGTATAACTCAATTCAAAACGCAGACTCTCTTAACCACTTTTAATAGTGGTTAATAAACCACAAGatttaatataacagaaaaattatCTCGGTTTAATATTAAAGACTAATGTTTAagtaagtttaatattaaagacTAATGTTTAagtaagtttaatattaaagacTAATGTTTAagtaagtttaatattaaagacTAATGTTTAAGTAAGATCTCACCGAAGAACCGTCTAAATcagttatttgaaaatattgcCTCCACTTGTACAGCGTTATGTTTAGGGTTGACTTAAAACCCTAGAAACCGTGtttagatacccatggtgggcaacaTCCTAATAGCcccttgtgaagctttgtacttaacttcaaacctaatttaaatttgaaaatattaagaaataaaaacttcagCCACATTAAATGCAATTACATGTAATAtcaattatataataaacaaaatgtaatatgaaTGGTTAGAGTGTTTCACCAAATTAACCTTGTATTGCAACGTTGTAACCATTGATATTATAAGTTGTTTATCTAGAAACAAGAAAGTTTTTCGATTATACCAACAAAGTACTTCTTTTAATTATCAGGCAAATAAATTACGCAATACTTTATGTTTTCACTGAGACCTtagttatattatataattttttatgctCTGTAGcattacttgtttaatttttaaagaccTAAACAAGTGCATccttttattatataacattttgatGATTTACAGAAAATgcaataataaatttcaaaatgattatatcattttttatct from Tachypleus tridentatus isolate NWPU-2018 chromosome 1, ASM421037v1, whole genome shotgun sequence harbors:
- the LOC143249344 gene encoding thyrotropin-releasing hormone receptor-like, yielding MASTFSPTVFENVACQTTNNTNSVNSTVPDCNLTIDPLNMTIMLPEPSYYPVYYRIIGTTFQGLIFLIGVLGNIMVVIVVTKTRSMLTPTNCYLVSLSLADLMVLMASVPNEVLSYYLLGDEWIWGRAGCIIFIFLQYLGINASSLSITAFTVERYIAICHPMKAQLVCTVNRAKKIIIGVWLFACLYCSPWLFLTKTVPIYYKGYENMETCTFALSREHYLGYFFADLVLFYIFPLLLSCVLYGLIARILFTSEIPRNVAKGSSLPKDSRKNSNTSARVQVVKMLAVVVAVFATLWLPYRTLVVYNSFAKERYMEPWFLMFCKTMIFINSAINPILYNAMSVKFRRAFKRTLSCRQKQHCRRGPYCSDVETTQYLPSTLNTATTRATSCRIEKLQQI